The Desulfuromonas versatilis genome has a segment encoding these proteins:
- a CDS encoding alpha/beta fold hydrolase, with translation MARMILLPGLGADERMFANLGTLEFALETPRLPVPGRGESMPSFAARTAGLLGIGSDDLLGGSSFGSMVASEIARQRQLRGLVLLGGALDSSGLRMLGGLRGFPLKLFPLRLLKPLVRTDKALELVFGPENPQMRALARQMMDAAPDALLLEGGRMAASYFPSGAPRCPVFAIHGGRDRVMAPPPVDGCRILAEAGHGIVYTHGPLVGDFLREAWHACPGA, from the coding sequence ATGGCGAGAATGATCTTACTCCCCGGGTTGGGGGCCGACGAGCGGATGTTCGCCAACCTGGGGACCCTGGAGTTTGCGCTGGAAACCCCCCGTCTGCCGGTCCCCGGCAGGGGCGAGTCGATGCCGTCCTTCGCCGCGCGGACCGCCGGGCTTCTGGGGATCGGCAGCGATGACCTGCTCGGCGGCAGTTCCTTCGGCAGCATGGTGGCTTCCGAGATCGCCCGGCAGCGGCAGCTCCGGGGGCTGGTGCTGCTGGGGGGGGCCCTCGACAGCTCCGGGCTGCGCATGCTCGGCGGCCTGCGGGGCTTTCCCCTCAAGCTGTTCCCGCTGCGCCTGTTGAAGCCGCTGGTGCGCACCGACAAGGCCCTCGAGCTGGTCTTCGGGCCGGAAAACCCGCAGATGCGCGCGCTGGCCAGGCAGATGATGGATGCCGCCCCCGATGCCCTGCTGCTGGAGGGGGGGCGGATGGCGGCCAGCTACTTTCCGTCCGGCGCGCCGCGCTGCCCGGTGTTCGCCATCCACGGCGGCCGGGACCGGGTCATGGCTCCGCCCCCGGTCGATGGCTGCCGGATCCTCGCTGAGGCCGGCCATGGCATCGTCTACACCCACGGGCCGCTGGTGGGCGATTTTCTGCGCGAGGCCTGGCACGCCTGCCCGGGGGCTTAG
- the fabG gene encoding 3-oxoacyl-ACP reductase FabG: MGLREVALVTGASKGIGAAIAIDLARSGFDIWLNFRSDREGANRVAAAIREAGAECTLVPFDVADGEAVRAALEPLLEERTPFSVVNNAGFARDGLLLWMKDQEWKEVLQVHLDGFFHVTRAVLQSMVKKRRGRIVNIVSTSGESGVPGQVNYSAAKAGLIGATKALAAEVAKRNILVNAVSPGFIETEMIKELPQERILPMIPLGRVGRAEEVAGLVSFLCSERATYITGQVFSVNGGAYM; encoded by the coding sequence ATGGGATTACGGGAAGTTGCATTGGTTACCGGGGCCAGCAAGGGGATCGGGGCGGCGATCGCCATCGATTTGGCCCGCAGTGGTTTCGATATTTGGCTTAATTTTCGCAGTGACCGGGAAGGTGCCAACCGGGTGGCCGCGGCGATCCGGGAGGCGGGCGCCGAATGTACCCTGGTTCCCTTCGACGTGGCCGACGGCGAGGCGGTGCGCGCGGCCCTGGAGCCGCTGCTGGAGGAGCGTACCCCCTTTTCGGTGGTCAACAATGCCGGCTTTGCCCGCGACGGGCTGCTGCTCTGGATGAAGGACCAGGAATGGAAGGAGGTTCTCCAGGTTCACCTGGACGGCTTCTTCCATGTGACCCGGGCGGTGCTGCAGTCCATGGTGAAAAAACGCCGTGGGCGCATCGTCAATATCGTCTCGACCTCGGGGGAGAGCGGCGTGCCCGGCCAGGTCAACTACTCGGCGGCCAAGGCGGGATTGATCGGCGCCACCAAGGCGCTGGCCGCGGAGGTCGCCAAGCGCAACATCCTGGTGAACGCGGTTTCCCCCGGGTTCATCGAAACCGAGATGATCAAGGAACTGCCCCAGGAACGGATTCTCCCCATGATCCCCCTGGGCAGGGTCGGACGGGCCGAAGAGGTCGCCGGCCTGGTCAGTTTCCTCTGCTCGGAGCGCGCCACCTACATCACCGGACAGGTTTTCTCCGTCAACGGCGGAGCCTACATGTAG
- a CDS encoding beta-ketoacyl-[acyl-carrier-protein] synthase family protein — protein sequence MHRVAITGVGIVSCLGSDPETVGAALRQGRSGIVVDEERRRLGFRSPLTGAVRGFDAGAVLSRKQRKTMPDFAIQAYRAASDALGMAKLADEEIQNEETGLIFGCDSSCIAAIEQVDLLREKGETKLIGSGLVFRSMTSCVTMNLNTLLQTRGACWTLSSACSSGGHAVGQAADLIALGRQERVICGGAQEVNWESMCSFDALGAFSTRIDQPEAACRPFDAERDGLVPSGGAAALVLERYDLALARGATILGEVLSYAFSSDGQNLSVPSHGGLQRAMSKALSGAGLKPADIDYLCAHATSTPAGDAAEAENIHAVFGAKGPWVSSLKSMTGHELWMSGASQVVYCTLMAQQGFIAPNANFHTPDEASARLRILAEPLNRAPEHVLCNSAGFGGTNSCLVLRFGR from the coding sequence ATGCATCGCGTTGCCATTACAGGAGTAGGGATCGTCTCCTGCCTCGGCAGTGACCCGGAGACCGTCGGCGCGGCCCTGCGCCAGGGGCGCTCCGGGATCGTCGTCGACGAGGAGCGCCGCCGGCTTGGTTTCCGCAGCCCGCTGACCGGGGCCGTGCGCGGCTTCGACGCCGGCGCGGTGCTGTCGCGCAAGCAGCGCAAGACCATGCCCGATTTCGCCATCCAGGCCTACCGGGCGGCCAGCGATGCCCTGGGTATGGCGAAACTGGCCGACGAGGAGATCCAGAACGAGGAGACCGGGCTGATCTTCGGCTGCGATTCGAGCTGCATCGCCGCCATCGAGCAGGTCGATCTGCTGCGGGAAAAAGGCGAAACCAAGCTGATCGGCAGCGGGCTGGTGTTCCGCTCGATGACCAGCTGCGTCACCATGAACCTCAACACCCTGCTGCAGACCCGCGGGGCCTGCTGGACCCTGAGTTCGGCCTGCTCCAGCGGCGGCCACGCGGTGGGCCAGGCCGCCGATCTCATCGCCCTGGGACGCCAGGAGCGGGTCATCTGCGGCGGCGCCCAAGAGGTCAACTGGGAGTCGATGTGCAGCTTCGATGCCCTGGGGGCCTTCTCCACCCGCATCGACCAGCCAGAGGCGGCCTGCCGCCCCTTCGACGCCGAGCGCGACGGCCTGGTGCCGAGCGGCGGGGCGGCGGCGCTGGTGCTCGAGCGCTACGACCTGGCCCTGGCCCGCGGCGCGACCATCCTCGGCGAAGTCCTGAGCTACGCTTTCTCCTCCGACGGCCAGAATCTCTCGGTCCCCAGCCACGGCGGGCTGCAGCGGGCCATGAGCAAGGCCCTGAGCGGCGCCGGCCTGAAACCGGCCGACATCGACTACCTCTGCGCCCACGCCACCTCCACCCCGGCGGGCGACGCCGCCGAGGCCGAGAACATCCACGCCGTCTTCGGGGCCAAGGGTCCCTGGGTCTCCTCCCTCAAATCGATGACCGGACACGAGCTGTGGATGTCCGGTGCCTCCCAGGTGGTCTATTGCACCCTCATGGCGCAGCAGGGCTTCATCGCCCCCAACGCCAACTTCCACACCCCCGACGAGGCCAGCGCCCGGCTGCGCATTCTGGCAGAGCCGCTCAACCGGGCCCCCGAGCATGTGCTGTGCAACTCGGCCGGCTTCGGCGGCACCAATTCGTGCCTGGTGCTGAGGTTCGGCCGATGA
- a CDS encoding phytoene desaturase family protein, translating to MTFDSVVVGGGVSGLAAALILARKGRRVAVVEQAPRLAPLIRGFSREGVYFDSAFHYAGGLGEGEILDLFFRYLGLSEGLEKYPFRAEGFDRFRDTDSGWEFAFPTGNPQLQEALNAAFPGEQPAIAAYLDALQQACGSLPYLDPEVPAEQWDGSAVVQGPTLGEVLDRLTDNRALKNLLSLHTLLHGVLPGEVPFAIHASVAALYYRSAVGIAGGGAALAQAFEARLAAAGVTVVLGRAVKSLTTSAAGRLQGVELSDGERLECRECLVSTHPRHFLDMAPEGALKPAFRKRLGGLEETASAFILYAAGGGQSLRGSNLILGRLEATEAPWSGELAQRPLFLAANSAGGQTDPAGWVAICPASWQETAAWSEPGASRRGPGYRQHKERVAAELLERLRRQAPELAAQARVLATATPLTLRDFGGSPAGGLYGVKHKVGQYNPQPATRIPGVLLTGQAAAAPGVLGAITSAFLTCGNLFGHDQLRREVLECR from the coding sequence ATGACCTTTGATTCGGTGGTGGTCGGCGGCGGGGTCTCCGGGCTCGCGGCGGCCCTGATCCTGGCCCGTAAGGGGCGCCGGGTGGCCGTGGTCGAGCAGGCGCCTCGGCTGGCTCCCCTGATCCGCGGGTTCAGCCGCGAGGGGGTCTACTTCGACAGCGCCTTTCACTACGCGGGCGGGCTGGGCGAGGGGGAGATCCTCGACCTGTTCTTCCGTTACCTGGGACTGAGCGAGGGGTTGGAGAAGTACCCCTTTCGGGCCGAGGGCTTCGACCGGTTCCGCGATACCGACAGCGGTTGGGAATTCGCCTTTCCCACCGGCAATCCCCAGCTGCAGGAGGCCTTGAACGCCGCCTTTCCCGGCGAACAGCCTGCCATCGCCGCCTACCTCGATGCCCTGCAGCAGGCCTGCGGTTCGCTCCCCTATCTCGACCCGGAAGTCCCGGCCGAGCAGTGGGACGGCAGCGCCGTGGTCCAGGGGCCGACCCTGGGCGAAGTGCTCGACCGGCTCACCGACAACCGGGCCCTGAAAAACCTGCTCTCGCTCCACACCCTGCTGCACGGGGTCTTGCCCGGCGAGGTCCCTTTCGCCATCCACGCCAGCGTGGCGGCGCTCTACTACCGTTCGGCGGTGGGGATCGCCGGGGGCGGCGCCGCCCTGGCCCAAGCCTTCGAGGCGCGGCTGGCGGCGGCGGGGGTCACGGTGGTCCTCGGCCGGGCAGTCAAATCTTTGACAACGTCGGCGGCCGGCCGCCTGCAGGGGGTGGAACTGAGCGATGGCGAACGGCTCGAGTGCCGGGAATGCCTGGTGTCGACCCACCCGCGTCATTTTCTCGACATGGCGCCGGAAGGGGCATTGAAACCCGCCTTCCGCAAGCGGTTGGGGGGACTCGAGGAAACCGCTTCGGCCTTTATCCTCTACGCGGCGGGAGGGGGCCAGTCCCTGCGGGGTTCCAACCTGATCCTGGGGCGCCTTGAGGCAACCGAGGCTCCCTGGAGCGGCGAGTTGGCCCAGCGCCCTCTGTTCCTGGCGGCCAATTCGGCAGGAGGCCAGACTGACCCAGCGGGCTGGGTGGCCATCTGCCCCGCCAGCTGGCAGGAGACCGCGGCCTGGAGCGAGCCCGGCGCAAGCCGGCGCGGTCCCGGTTACCGGCAGCACAAGGAGCGGGTCGCCGCCGAGCTGCTCGAACGCCTGCGCCGCCAGGCGCCGGAGCTGGCCGCGCAGGCCCGGGTTCTGGCCACCGCCACCCCCCTGACCCTGCGGGACTTCGGCGGCAGCCCGGCCGGCGGGCTCTACGGGGTCAAGCACAAGGTGGGACAGTACAATCCGCAGCCGGCCACCCGCATCCCCGGGGTACTTCTCACCGGGCAGGCCGCCGCGGCGCCCGGGGTGCTCGGGGCGATCACCTCGGCGTTTCTCACCTGCGGCAACCTGTTCGGCCACGATCAACTGCGCAGAGAGGTTTTGGAATGTCGCTGA
- a CDS encoding beta-ketoacyl-[acyl-carrier-protein] synthase family protein encodes MSLKRVVITGVGAVSPFGRDTRALLAGLLEGRSAVQSVAEMARVGGLRTRVAAPVTGVDPKVIPRKHRRSMSPMSIFATLACQEALAQSGLAPEEIGDGRLGIALGSTVGSTQASEDFFRDFFTDHSLERMKSTLFFQIMNHSVAANVAQALEITGRLLAPASACSTGCQAIGYGYEMVACGRQPMMLCGGADEFHPLTAATFDVMNAASVGFNEAPGSTPRPFDRDRDGVVCAEGAGVVLLESLEGALERGATILGEVLGFATVSDPSNIANPNAEAMERCMRLALADAGVGPEQVDYVNAHATATAQGDVAESEAIRRLFGPQVPVSSYKGHMGHAMAASGSLELLAALELMRQGRLVPTLNLENVDPACAGLRHLQGVEEVYASVFVKNNFALGGVNSSIVVRRYPHD; translated from the coding sequence ATGTCGCTGAAACGAGTGGTCATCACCGGCGTCGGGGCGGTTTCGCCCTTCGGGCGCGATACCCGGGCCCTGCTCGCGGGGCTTCTCGAGGGGCGCAGCGCCGTGCAGAGCGTGGCCGAGATGGCGCGTGTCGGCGGCCTGCGCACCCGGGTCGCTGCCCCGGTCACCGGGGTCGATCCCAAGGTGATTCCCCGCAAGCACCGCCGCTCCATGTCCCCCATGTCGATCTTCGCCACCCTCGCCTGCCAGGAGGCCCTCGCCCAGTCGGGTCTGGCTCCCGAGGAAATCGGCGACGGGCGGCTCGGCATCGCCCTCGGCTCCACGGTGGGGAGCACCCAGGCCAGCGAGGACTTTTTCCGTGACTTCTTTACCGATCACAGTCTCGAGCGGATGAAGTCGACCCTGTTCTTCCAGATCATGAACCACAGCGTCGCCGCCAACGTCGCCCAGGCCCTGGAGATCACCGGCCGGCTGCTGGCGCCGGCCTCGGCCTGCTCCACCGGCTGCCAGGCCATCGGCTACGGCTACGAGATGGTGGCCTGCGGTCGCCAGCCGATGATGCTCTGCGGCGGTGCCGACGAGTTTCACCCCCTGACCGCCGCTACCTTCGACGTCATGAACGCGGCCTCGGTCGGGTTCAACGAGGCCCCCGGCAGCACGCCGCGCCCCTTCGACCGCGACCGCGACGGGGTGGTCTGCGCCGAAGGCGCCGGGGTGGTGCTGCTCGAGTCCCTCGAGGGGGCCCTGGAGCGCGGCGCGACCATTCTCGGTGAGGTCCTCGGCTTCGCCACCGTCTCCGACCCGAGCAACATCGCCAACCCCAACGCCGAGGCCATGGAGCGCTGCATGCGCCTGGCCCTGGCCGACGCCGGGGTGGGTCCGGAGCAAGTCGATTATGTCAACGCCCATGCCACCGCCACCGCCCAGGGGGATGTGGCCGAAAGCGAGGCGATTCGCCGCCTGTTCGGGCCACAGGTGCCGGTGAGCAGCTACAAGGGGCATATGGGGCACGCCATGGCCGCCAGCGGTTCGCTGGAGCTGCTCGCGGCCCTCGAACTGATGCGCCAGGGGCGCCTGGTGCCGACCCTCAACCTGGAAAACGTCGATCCGGCCTGCGCCGGCCTCCGCCACCTGCAGGGTGTCGAGGAGGTGTATGCCTCGGTTTTCGTCAAGAACAACTTCGCCCTGGGGGGCGTCAACTCTTCGATCGTAGTAAGGAGATACCCGCATGACTGA
- a CDS encoding phosphopantetheine-binding protein gives MTDQEIIDLINSSLAEEFELDPADMAPEANIYEDLGLDSLDTVDMVVVLEGAFRFKIREEDGIREIRTLGDIHRFVIDKKRAAELKSA, from the coding sequence ATGACTGACCAAGAGATCATCGACCTGATCAACAGCTCGCTGGCCGAGGAGTTCGAACTCGACCCCGCCGACATGGCCCCGGAGGCCAACATCTACGAGGACCTCGGCCTCGACAGCCTGGACACCGTCGACATGGTGGTGGTGCTCGAGGGGGCCTTCCGCTTCAAGATCCGCGAAGAGGACGGCATCCGCGAGATCCGCACCCTGGGCGACATCCACCGCTTCGTGATCGACAAGAAGCGCGCCGCGGAGCTGAAATCGGCCTGA
- a CDS encoding lysophospholipid acyltransferase family protein: MILDVVESPDNSLGGARRALRRLAELAATLWGYTLLVLWTLLGIALFPVLFVAWKLATRWSAGRIMRHFIWLYGRGWVAAFSPFVRFRREGLEQLRLARPSILVVNHLSFFDTYCMGLLPIHDVTFAVRAWPFRMFWYGRFMRLAGYLDVETAGWEEVRAAAERTLAAGGHLLFFPEGHRSRDGRLQRFYSGAFRLATETGAPLVPLCITGTDRLLPPGRLSLAPARVTLRALAAIDPGPFRGAEGHRELMREVKQRMAENLREMGAKG, encoded by the coding sequence GTGATTCTCGACGTGGTGGAAAGCCCGGATAATTCCCTCGGCGGGGCGCGCAGGGCCCTGCGGCGCCTGGCGGAGCTCGCCGCGACCCTCTGGGGCTACACCCTGCTGGTGCTCTGGACCCTGCTGGGGATCGCCCTGTTTCCCGTGCTGTTCGTGGCCTGGAAGCTGGCTACCCGCTGGAGCGCCGGGCGCATCATGCGCCATTTCATCTGGCTCTACGGACGGGGCTGGGTGGCGGCCTTTTCCCCCTTCGTGCGCTTTCGCCGCGAGGGGCTGGAGCAGCTGCGCCTGGCGCGGCCGAGCATCCTGGTGGTCAATCACCTCTCCTTCTTCGACACCTACTGCATGGGCCTGCTCCCCATCCACGACGTGACCTTCGCGGTGCGCGCCTGGCCGTTTCGCATGTTCTGGTACGGCCGCTTCATGCGCCTGGCGGGGTACCTCGACGTGGAGACCGCCGGCTGGGAGGAGGTGCGCGCGGCGGCGGAGCGGACCCTGGCCGCCGGCGGGCACCTGCTGTTCTTCCCCGAAGGGCACCGCAGCCGCGACGGCCGGCTGCAGCGCTTCTACAGCGGCGCCTTTCGCCTGGCCACGGAAACCGGCGCTCCCCTGGTGCCGCTGTGTATCACCGGAACCGACCGGCTGCTCCCCCCCGGGCGCCTGAGCCTGGCTCCGGCGCGGGTGACCCTGCGCGCCCTGGCGGCCATCGACCCCGGCCCCTTCCGGGGAGCGGAGGGGCACCGGGAGCTGATGCGCGAGGTCAAACAGCGCATGGCCGAGAATCTACGCGAGATGGGGGCCAAGGGATGA
- a CDS encoding phenylacetate--CoA ligase family protein gives MIPAGADREFRDSGLAFRPGEEIAAAQEALLRRHLSYLARHSPFYRERFAAAGVDPAQIRTLADLAALPLTGKDDLAARSADFLCVDQREIVDLCLTSGTTGRPVALPQTARDLARVGYNEELSFRAAGLGEGDRVLIAAAMDRCFMAGLAYFIGLTRLGCLAIRGGSSSIPALAELVRDHRPTAMVGVPTLLLRLAEHLRSEGIDPAGLAVQRLICIGEPVRRADLALSVLGVRLRESWGAAVYGTYASTEMATAFSDCAAGRGGHLAPELIVVEILDEQGRVLPPGQPGEVVATPLQVSGMPLLRFRTGDIAVLHDEPCPCGRNTWRLGPVLGRRAQMLKYRGTTLFPPAIFGVLEELEGVRGYYLEVFDEFELSDRVRVVVGSADPSVKAEAVAARIAARIRVKPEVLVVSPEQVLRKTLQQDKRKPVTFFDYRGTDRKGQDDHV, from the coding sequence ATGATCCCGGCAGGAGCGGACAGGGAATTTCGCGACAGCGGCTTGGCGTTTCGCCCCGGCGAAGAGATCGCCGCGGCCCAGGAGGCCCTGCTGCGCCGCCACCTGAGCTACCTGGCCCGGCACTCGCCCTTCTACCGGGAGCGCTTCGCCGCGGCCGGCGTCGATCCGGCGCAGATCCGCACGCTGGCCGACCTGGCCGCCCTGCCGCTGACCGGCAAGGACGATCTGGCTGCCCGCAGCGCCGATTTTCTCTGCGTCGACCAGCGCGAGATCGTCGATCTCTGCCTGACCTCCGGGACCACCGGCCGCCCCGTGGCGTTGCCGCAGACGGCCCGGGACCTGGCGCGGGTCGGCTACAACGAGGAGCTCTCCTTTCGCGCCGCCGGCCTCGGCGAGGGCGACCGGGTGCTGATCGCCGCGGCCATGGACCGCTGCTTCATGGCGGGGCTGGCCTACTTCATCGGCCTGACCCGGCTCGGCTGCCTGGCGATCCGCGGCGGCTCGAGCAGCATCCCGGCGTTGGCCGAGCTGGTGCGCGATCACCGCCCCACGGCGATGGTCGGGGTGCCGACCCTGCTGCTGCGTCTGGCCGAGCACTTGCGCTCCGAGGGGATCGACCCCGCCGGCCTGGCCGTGCAGCGGCTGATCTGCATCGGCGAGCCGGTGCGGCGGGCCGACCTGGCGCTCTCGGTGCTCGGCGTGCGCCTGCGCGAGAGCTGGGGCGCTGCGGTGTACGGCACCTACGCCAGCACCGAGATGGCCACCGCCTTCAGCGACTGCGCCGCCGGCCGCGGCGGGCATCTGGCCCCCGAGTTGATCGTGGTGGAGATTCTCGACGAGCAGGGGCGCGTGCTCCCCCCCGGGCAGCCGGGCGAGGTGGTCGCCACCCCCCTGCAGGTCAGCGGCATGCCGCTGCTGCGCTTTCGCACCGGCGACATCGCCGTGCTGCACGACGAGCCCTGCCCCTGCGGCCGCAACACCTGGCGCCTCGGCCCGGTGCTCGGGCGCCGCGCGCAGATGCTCAAATACCGCGGCACCACCCTGTTTCCGCCGGCCATCTTCGGGGTGCTCGAGGAGCTCGAGGGGGTTCGCGGCTACTATCTCGAGGTGTTCGACGAGTTCGAGCTCAGCGACCGGGTGCGGGTGGTGGTGGGCAGCGCCGACCCGTCCGTCAAGGCCGAGGCGGTGGCCGCCCGCATCGCCGCCCGGATCCGGGTCAAGCCCGAGGTGCTGGTGGTTTCCCCCGAGCAGGTGCTGCGCAAGACCCTGCAGCAGGACAAGCGCAAGCCGGTGACGTTTTTCGATTATCGCGGTACAGACCGAAAAGGACAGGACGATCATGTTTGA
- a CDS encoding HAL/PAL/TAL family ammonia-lyase gives MFEADTRPNPTSSGGTDQRPVVVLNGYDLTVEDIVAIGVGDKQVALDPAALERCRASRAFLEQEVAAQRVIYGVNTSFGPMCNKIIEDREIETLQVNLIRSHAAGLGDPLKPYIAIGVLVVRLNTLVKGFSGVRLELLEFMRDMINRGVAPYIPECGSVGASGDLIHLAHMALGIIGEGKVYYRDALRPAAEVFAELGVAPMRLSFKEGIALMNGTSAMTALAAFALFGAKKLLRLSCVTGAFALEIFGGIDDAFDEDLHRVKPHPGQLDVAGTIRNLYRGSKNITLRANMHELIRGQKKDGPVFETSINVQDVYSVRCTPQVLAPVAEAIELANRTVETEANSSNDNPIIVPEQRKVIHGGNFHGQSIGFVMDSLCIAIATLSTLSERRINKYLDKSLNEGLPEFLIPGTLGLTMGFMGAQYLATSTTAENRQLAAPVSTHSISCNASNQDVVSMGTVAARKAFKSVSNAKHILTLEVLADLQALSFRNAEGLGRGTGNIYRILAGEFTPYDNSRVFHEDLVRFRKLLFSSQLFDDLAGYWQ, from the coding sequence ATGTTTGAAGCAGATACCCGACCCAACCCGACCTCCTCAGGCGGTACCGATCAGCGCCCGGTGGTGGTGCTCAACGGCTACGATCTCACCGTGGAGGACATCGTCGCCATCGGCGTCGGCGACAAGCAGGTCGCCCTCGACCCCGCGGCCCTGGAGCGCTGCCGCGCCAGCCGCGCCTTTCTCGAGCAGGAGGTCGCCGCCCAGCGGGTCATCTACGGGGTCAACACCTCCTTCGGGCCGATGTGCAACAAGATCATCGAGGACCGCGAGATCGAAACCCTGCAGGTCAACCTGATCCGCAGCCACGCGGCGGGGCTCGGCGATCCGCTCAAACCCTACATCGCCATCGGGGTGCTGGTGGTGCGCCTCAACACCCTGGTCAAGGGGTTCAGCGGGGTGCGCCTCGAGCTTCTCGAGTTCATGCGTGACATGATCAACCGCGGCGTCGCCCCCTACATCCCCGAGTGCGGCAGCGTCGGCGCCTCCGGCGACCTGATTCACCTGGCCCACATGGCCCTGGGGATCATCGGCGAGGGCAAGGTCTACTACCGCGACGCGCTGCGCCCGGCGGCCGAGGTCTTCGCCGAGCTCGGGGTGGCGCCCATGCGCCTCTCCTTCAAGGAGGGGATCGCCCTGATGAACGGCACCAGCGCCATGACCGCGCTGGCCGCCTTCGCCCTGTTCGGCGCCAAGAAGCTGCTGCGCCTCTCCTGCGTGACCGGCGCCTTCGCCCTGGAGATCTTCGGCGGCATCGACGACGCCTTCGACGAGGACCTGCACCGGGTCAAGCCCCACCCGGGGCAGCTCGACGTGGCGGGGACCATCCGCAATCTCTACCGGGGCTCGAAGAACATCACCCTGCGCGCCAACATGCACGAGCTGATCCGCGGCCAGAAAAAGGACGGCCCGGTGTTCGAGACCAGCATCAACGTGCAGGACGTCTACTCGGTGCGCTGCACCCCCCAGGTGCTGGCGCCGGTGGCGGAGGCCATCGAGCTGGCCAACCGCACGGTGGAGACCGAGGCCAACTCCTCCAACGACAACCCGATCATTGTCCCCGAGCAGAGGAAGGTCATCCACGGCGGCAACTTCCATGGGCAGAGCATCGGCTTCGTGATGGACTCGCTGTGCATCGCCATCGCCACCCTCTCGACCCTCTCCGAGCGGCGCATCAACAAGTACCTCGACAAGAGCCTCAACGAGGGGCTCCCCGAGTTTCTCATCCCCGGCACCCTGGGGCTGACCATGGGCTTCATGGGGGCCCAGTACCTGGCCACCTCGACCACCGCCGAAAACCGCCAGCTGGCCGCCCCGGTGAGCACCCACTCGATCTCCTGCAACGCCTCCAACCAGGACGTGGTCAGCATGGGGACGGTGGCCGCGCGCAAGGCCTTCAAGAGCGTCAGCAACGCCAAGCACATCCTCACCCTGGAGGTGCTGGCCGACCTGCAGGCCCTCTCCTTCCGCAACGCCGAGGGGTTGGGGCGCGGCACGGGGAACATTTACCGGATCCTCGCCGGCGAGTTCACCCCCTACGACAACAGCCGGGTGTTCCACGAAGACCTGGTGCGTTTCCGCAAGCTGCTCTTTTCCAGCCAGCTGTTCGACGACCTGGCCGGCTACTGGCAGTAA